The Benincasa hispida cultivar B227 chromosome 11, ASM972705v1, whole genome shotgun sequence genome has a segment encoding these proteins:
- the LOC120090454 gene encoding scarecrow-like protein 6, whose translation MRGISFHFQGKGELEFSAAFSSSSPICSGFAEKWVKKGEEQQKQEQEQELEEEQEEGLSYFVLPNNEPTSVLHMRSPSPPTSASTLSSSFGGGGGGGGGGCVPSLPPETPAVEPVAGAAVGNAIFPGGFERCGVGLEDLESMWSETAGPEQSFLRWIAGDVEDPSLGSKTVLQNGNIPFDLDGNAGIGVVDQGSEFDTGAGNVLANINPNLSFPLAACGGFSDVNVNNKSFSRSTCGGVVNYKSSSLGLNNRHGNFNVQNPIFTGSLENLVVPVSGMIYPQQLQPFESPDEKPQNLNTQVLLNQHQQPQNPSFFVPLTFGQQEQQLQPQLKRHNSSGGLDPNPNGQIPKVPFMDPGNEIFLRNHQLQVLQQQQQQQQQQQQQLGYPSGLQFLPQQKAMSPKPKVVGLGDEMAYHNPPQQQHQHQQHALLDQLYKAAELVGTGNFSHAQGILARLNHQLSPVGKPLQRAAFYFKEALQLLLLMNNPVNPPPTRCPTPFDVIFKMGAYKVFSEISPLIQFVNFTCNQALLEALDDVDRIHIVDFDIGFGAQWASFMQELSLRNRGAPSLKITAFASPSTHHPIELGLMRENLTQFANDIGISFEFEVVNFDSLNQNSFSLPFSRSSENEAIAVNFPLWCSSNQPAMLPSLLRFIKQLSPKIVVSLDRGCDRSDLLFPQHMLQALQSYINLLDSLDAINMNSDAVNKIERFLLQPRIESTVLGRLRAPERMPLWKTLFASAGFTPVTFSNFTETQAECVAKRTSVRGFHVEKRQASLVLCWQRRELISASAWRC comes from the coding sequence ATGAGGGGTATTTCCTTTCACTTTCAGGGGAAGGGGGAGTTGGAATTTTCAGccgctttttcttcttcttctccgatTTGCTCTGGTTTTGCAGAAAAGTGGGTTAAGAAAGGAGAAgaacaacaaaaacaagaacaagaacaagaactagaagaagaacaagaagaagggctttcttattttgttttacccAACAACGAACCCACTTCCGTTCTTCATATGAGAAGCCCCAGTCCTCCCACATCGGCTTCCACTCTCTCTTCTTCCTTTGGTGGCGGTGGCGGTGGCGGTGGCGGTGGTTGTGTTCCTTCGCTTCCTCCGGAAACTCCTGCTGTTGAACCGGTTGCTGGAGCTGCTGTTGGGAACGCCATTTTTCCAGGTGGATTTGAGCGATGTGGGGTTGGATTGGAAGATTTGGAGAGCATGTGGTCGGAAACAGCCGGCCCAGAACAGTCGTTTCTCCGATGGATCGCCGGAGATGTTGAAGATCCCAGTTTAGGAAGtaaaactgttttgcaaaatggGAATATACCCTTTGATTTGGATGGCAATGCCGGTATTGGAGTCGTCGATCAGGGTTCCGAATTCGACACTGGTGCTGGTAATGTTCTCGCCAACATTAATCCTAATTTATCGTTTCCTCTTGCTGCTTGTGGTGGGTTTTCTGATGTTAATGTTAACAATAAGTCATTTAGTAGAAGCACTTGTGGGGGGGTTGTTAATTACAAGAGTTCTAGTTTGGGTTTGAACAATCGCCATGGAAATTTCAATGTTCAGAACCCTATCTTTACCGGGTCTCTTGAAAATCTTGTTGTTCCTGTTTCTGGTATGATTTATCCTCAGCAACTTCAGCCATTTGAGAGCCCTGATGAGAAACCTCAGAATTTGAATACTCAGGTTTTGTTGAACCAACATCAGCAGCCTCAGAACCCTAGCTTTTTTGTACCATTGACGTTTGGTCAACAGGAACAGCAGCTCCAGCCTCAACTGAAGAGGCATAATTCTAGTGGAGGACTCGACCCCAACCCGAATGGGCAGATCCCAAAAGTTCCGTTTATGGATCCAGGGAATGAGATTTTTCTGAGGAATCATCAGCTGCAGGTACTGCAGCAGCAGCAACAGCAGCAGCAGCAACAGCAGCAGCAGCTTGGTTATCCTTCGGGTTTGCAGTTTCTTCCTCAGCAGAAAGCAATGTCGCCAAAGCCGAAAGTTGTAGGGCTTGGCGACGAAATGGCATATCACAATCCCCCACAGCAACAGCATCAGCATCAGCAACATGCTTTGCTCGACCAGCTCTACAAGGCAGCAGAGCTGGTAGGGACTGGGAATTTCTCACACGCGCAAGGGATATTGGCGCGGCTCAATCACCAGCTCTCACCTGTTGGAAAGCCCCTTCAAAGGGCTGCTTTCTACTTCAAGGAGGCTCTTCAATTGCTCCTCCTTATGAACAACCCAGTTAATCCTCCTCCAACTCGCTGCCCAACACCATTTGATGTGATCTTCAAGATGGGTGCTTACAAGGTGTTTTCGGAAATCTCCCCACTCATTCAGTTTGTGAATTTCACCTGCAACCAGGCACTGCTTGAGGCCCTCGATGACGTTGATCGAATTCACATTGTAGATTTTGATATTGGTTTTGGAGCTCAGTGGGCTTCTTTTATGCAGGAACTGTCCTTGAGGAACCGGGGTGCACCATCACTCAAAATCACTGCTTTTGCCTCTCCCTCAACTCACCATCCAATTGAACTCGGGCTTATGCGCGAAAATCTCACTCAATTTGCTAATGACATTGGAATAAGTTTCGAGTTTGAAGTGGTTAACTTTGATTCTTTGAACCAGAACTCCTTTTCCTTGCCATTTTCTCGATCAAGCGAAAATGAGGCTATTGCAGTAAACTTCCCTCTATGGTGCTCATCGAATCAACCAGCGATGCTTCCATCTCTCCTCCGTTTCATCAAGCAACTCTCACCGAAAATTGTGGTTTCACTGGACCGTGGGTGTGATCGAAGTGACCTCCTATTTCCTCAGCATATGCTTCAGGCACTTCAGTCCTACATTAACCTCCTGGATTCTCTGGATGCTATCAATATGAATTCGGATGCCGTGAACAAGATTGAGAGGTTTCTTTTGCAACCCCGAATAGAAAGCACCGTTCTGGGGCGGCTTCGAGCACCAGAAAGAATGCCCCTTTGGAAGACGCTCTTTGCATCTGCTGGGTTCACGCCTGTAACCTTTAGCAACTTCACTGAAACTCAAGCAGAATGTGTAGCAAAGAGAACTTCTGTAAGGGGATTTCATGTCGAGAAACGTCAGGCTTCCCTAGTTTTATGCTGGCAGCGTCGGGAGCTCATATCCGCTTCAGCTTGGAGGTGTTGA